From the Saimiri boliviensis isolate mSaiBol1 chromosome X, mSaiBol1.pri, whole genome shotgun sequence genome, one window contains:
- the EMD gene encoding emerin produces MDDYAGLSDTELAAVLRQYNIPHGPVVGSTRKLYEKKIFEYETQRRRLSPPSSSASSFCYRFSDLNSPSVDSDMYDLPKKEDALLYQSKGYNDDYYEESYLTTRTYGEPDSAGQSRGFRQSATSLPDADTFHHQVRDDNLLSSSEEECKDRERPMYGRDSAYQSIAHYRPVSASRSSLGLSYYPTSSSTSSVSSSSSSPSWLTRRAIRPEKHAPVAGLGHDRQVPLWGQLLLFLVFAIFLFFVYYFMQAEEGNPFWREP; encoded by the exons ATGGACGACTACGCGGGTCTTTCGGATACCGAGCTGGCCGCCGTGCTGCGCCAGTACAACATCCCTCACGGCCCAGTTGTCG GGTCTACTCGTAAGCTTTACGAAAAGAAGATCTTCGAGTACGAGACCCAGAGGCGGCGGCTCTCGCCCCCCAGCTCGTCCGCCTCTTCCTTCTGCTATCGCTTCTCTG ACTTGAATTCGCCGTCAGTGGATTCAGATATGTATGATCTTCCCAAGAAAGAGGACGCCTTACTCTACCAGAGCAAGG GCTACAATGACGACTACTATGAAGAGAGCTACTTAACTACCAGGACTTATGGGGAGCCCGACTCTGCGGGCCAGTCCAGGGGCTTCCGCCAGTCTGCGACTTCACTCCCAGATGCTGACACTTTCCACCACCAG GTGCGTGATGACAATCTTTTGTCGTCTTCTGAAGAGGAGTGCAAGGATAG GGAACGCCCCATGTACGGCCGGGACAGTGCCTACCAGAGCATCGCGCACTACCGccctgtttcagcctccagaagCTCCCTGGGCCTGTCCTATTATCctacctcctcctccacctcttctgtgtcctcatcttcatcttcccCTTCATGGCTTACCCGCCGAGCCATCCGGCCAGAAAAGCATGCTCCTGTGGCTGGGCTGGGCCACGATCGCCAGGTCCCGCTCTGGGGCCAGCTGCTGCTTTTCCTGGTCTTTGcgatcttcctcttctttgtttacTACTTCATGCAGGCCGAGGAAGGCAACCCCTTCTGGAGGGAGCCCTGA